The proteins below come from a single Aphanothece sacrum FPU1 genomic window:
- a CDS encoding DEAD/DEAH box helicase, producing the protein MNQQNDSSELNINALFPFKLDGFQKDAIAALAVGKSVVVCAPTGSGKTAIGEYAIYRALQLGKRIFYTTPLKALSNQKFRDFQEKFAQTPEGTDNTLVGLITGDIVVNANAPIVVMTTEIFRNMLYETPIGEVGTSLENVATVVLDECHYISDRGRGTVWEESIIYCPPAIQLVALSATIGNPQDLTNWINQVRQTGAKLKENQGTPSLCELINSDFRPVPLRFYFSNKKGLFPLLNSQQTAINSSLALKNPRKKSKRLKREDCPTLITIIQQLYERDLLPAIYVIFSRRGCDLAVQKLDGIVLVNPEEAHALQYNLLTFFLAENPNLQETLLKEVQTKNPSLYQPLFEFLAKPSPTADLFAYLADDEESKNHLFQLLAGTCQLVKADHLEPLTRGIAAHHAGILPVWKELVEQLFEAGLVKVVFATATLSAGINMPARTTVISALSKRTDKGHNMLTPSEFLQIAGRAGRRGMDEVGYVVTIQSPFEGAQEAAYLATTLSEALKSCFTPSYGMVLNLLQKHTINEAKDLLERSFAEYLAQLKLEPEQKAIAHLSTEVVKLDIELGGLTEGELLRYEKLKARLKEEQRVLRILQEQAEESRKKQILPQLAELNIGDLVYLKGKYIKVSTPQLGMVVSFVTGSGQIPHILVLGSDNHWYLVKRGDIIDISDVYMAPTTLSELNVPRIETLSLGKGPKGDEVSKEICDQLLERATPIKIDPEVEEQQQRVNYATQQIQQHPLAQHKNPTRLLKLHHQRLKLREELQESQIKLQKLQSRQSYYWQEFLNLIEILREFKALEEYEPTPLGKTAATMRGENELWLGLVIMSGFLEDLPAHHLAAAMSAIITETLRPDTWTNYPASPEILALFTQSGENGVSLVEMRRLLNQAQRRYDISIPVWLELELVGLIEQWALGADWQVLCENTSLDEGDLVRLLRRTIDILWQIPQIPGISNSLQACAREAIMQLKRFPI; encoded by the coding sequence GTGAACCAACAAAACGATTCCTCTGAACTAAATATAAACGCTCTGTTTCCCTTCAAACTTGATGGGTTCCAAAAAGATGCGATCGCCGCCTTAGCCGTGGGAAAATCAGTGGTAGTATGCGCCCCCACAGGTTCAGGAAAGACTGCCATTGGAGAATATGCCATTTACCGCGCCCTACAACTAGGTAAACGTATTTTCTATACAACGCCCCTGAAAGCCCTGTCTAATCAAAAATTCCGCGACTTTCAAGAGAAATTTGCTCAAACCCCAGAGGGAACAGATAACACCTTAGTGGGACTTATTACTGGAGACATCGTAGTCAATGCCAATGCGCCCATAGTCGTTATGACTACAGAAATTTTCCGTAATATGCTGTATGAAACCCCCATCGGAGAAGTGGGGACTTCCTTAGAAAACGTAGCAACGGTTGTATTAGATGAATGTCATTATATCAGCGATCGCGGTAGAGGCACAGTATGGGAAGAGTCGATCATTTACTGTCCCCCCGCTATCCAATTAGTAGCCTTATCAGCCACCATTGGCAACCCCCAAGACTTAACCAACTGGATTAATCAAGTACGACAAACTGGGGCTAAACTCAAGGAAAATCAAGGCACGCCAAGTTTATGTGAACTGATAAATTCAGATTTTCGACCGGTTCCCCTACGATTCTATTTTAGTAATAAAAAAGGACTATTTCCTCTGTTAAACAGCCAACAAACCGCCATTAACAGCAGTTTAGCCCTAAAAAATCCCAGGAAAAAGTCAAAACGGCTGAAACGAGAAGACTGTCCCACCCTAATAACGATTATCCAACAATTGTATGAAAGGGACTTATTACCCGCCATTTACGTCATTTTTAGTCGGCGTGGTTGTGATCTAGCCGTTCAAAAACTCGATGGCATCGTCTTAGTCAATCCAGAAGAAGCTCACGCCCTACAATATAACCTATTAACCTTCTTTTTAGCTGAAAATCCCAATTTACAAGAAACCCTCTTAAAAGAAGTTCAAACGAAGAACCCCTCCTTATATCAACCCTTATTCGAGTTTTTAGCCAAACCATCCCCAACGGCTGACTTATTTGCCTATTTAGCAGATGATGAGGAGAGTAAAAACCATTTATTTCAACTGTTGGCCGGTACTTGTCAACTGGTGAAAGCTGATCACCTCGAACCCCTAACCAGAGGTATTGCGGCCCACCATGCCGGAATTTTGCCCGTTTGGAAAGAATTAGTAGAACAGTTGTTTGAAGCGGGATTGGTTAAAGTGGTCTTTGCTACGGCCACCCTATCTGCTGGAATTAATATGCCGGCCCGTACTACGGTTATTTCTGCCCTCTCCAAACGCACCGATAAAGGGCATAATATGTTAACTCCCTCAGAATTTTTACAAATTGCGGGTAGGGCAGGACGACGGGGCATGGATGAGGTGGGGTATGTAGTCACCATACAAAGCCCCTTTGAAGGGGCGCAAGAAGCCGCTTATCTAGCTACAACCTTGTCTGAGGCACTCAAAAGTTGTTTTACCCCTTCTTATGGGATGGTATTAAACCTACTGCAAAAACATACGATAAATGAAGCAAAAGACCTATTAGAGCGTAGTTTTGCCGAATATTTAGCCCAATTAAAACTAGAACCCGAACAAAAAGCGATCGCCCATTTGAGTACGGAAGTGGTTAAACTCGATATTGAGTTAGGGGGACTTACAGAGGGGGAATTACTAAGATACGAGAAATTGAAAGCTAGACTGAAAGAAGAACAAAGAGTTCTGAGAATTCTGCAAGAACAAGCGGAAGAAAGCCGAAAAAAACAAATTTTACCCCAATTAGCCGAACTAAACATCGGAGACTTAGTTTATTTAAAAGGCAAATACATCAAAGTATCTACCCCCCAACTAGGAATGGTGGTTTCCTTCGTGACAGGGTCAGGTCAAATTCCTCATATTTTAGTCTTAGGGTCAGATAATCATTGGTATTTGGTCAAACGTGGTGATATTATCGATATTAGCGACGTTTATATGGCTCCTACGACCCTAAGCGAGTTAAATGTACCTCGTATAGAAACCTTATCTTTAGGGAAAGGGCCCAAAGGAGATGAAGTAAGTAAGGAAATTTGTGATCAGTTACTCGAACGTGCTACCCCTATCAAAATAGACCCAGAAGTAGAAGAACAGCAACAGCGTGTTAATTATGCTACACAACAAATACAACAGCATCCTTTAGCACAACACAAAAATCCGACACGCTTGTTAAAGTTACACCATCAAAGGTTAAAGTTGCGTGAGGAACTCCAGGAAAGTCAGATTAAATTACAGAAACTCCAGTCTCGTCAATCCTATTATTGGCAAGAATTTCTCAATTTAATCGAAATTTTGCGAGAATTTAAGGCATTAGAAGAATATGAACCCACCCCATTGGGAAAAACTGCCGCCACCATGAGGGGTGAAAACGAGTTATGGTTAGGATTAGTGATCATGTCGGGATTTTTGGAGGATTTGCCGGCCCATCATCTAGCGGCCGCCATGAGTGCAATTATTACGGAAACATTAAGACCTGATACTTGGACAAATTATCCAGCTTCTCCTGAAATTTTGGCATTATTTACTCAATCTGGGGAAAATGGGGTCAGTTTAGTGGAAATGCGCCGTTTACTCAATCAAGCGCAACGCCGCTATGATATAAGCATTCCTGTGTGGTTAGAGTTAGAATTAGTAGGATTAATAGAACAGTGGGCTTTAGGGGCAGACTGGCAGGTATTATGTGAGAATACAAGTCTTGATGAGGGGGACTTGGTGCGTTTGTTACGGCGAACTATTGATATTTTGTGGCAAATTCCCCAAATTCCTGGTATTTCTAACAGTTTACAAGCTTGTGCTAGAGAAGCGATTATGCAGTTAAAACGGTTTCCTATTTAG
- a CDS encoding alpha/beta fold hydrolase, translating into MFNLPLDNQNLTETTSINLLKQIRCEEILTPLSSDPILTTYVTEGRGETPILLLHGFDSSLLEFRRLFPLLAKHHPTWAVDLLGFGFTQRMTGLSFSPRDIKTHLYYFWKTLIQKPMILVGASMGGATAIDFSLTYPDMVKKLILIDSAGLAKPPTIGKFMFPPLDYLSTAFLRNSWVRQQISRVAYYDKSLASKDAQVCAALHLQCPRWSEALITFTKSGGYGCFTEYLSNLKIPTIIIWGENDKILGTKDATKFQELIPDNELIWIAKCGHVPHLEQPEITADNVIQSISPNK; encoded by the coding sequence ATGTTTAATCTTCCTCTTGATAACCAAAATCTGACAGAAACGACTTCCATTAATTTGCTTAAACAGATAAGATGTGAAGAAATATTAACTCCTTTATCTTCTGACCCTATCCTGACTACTTATGTGACTGAAGGAAGGGGAGAAACTCCTATTTTATTATTACATGGTTTTGATAGTTCTCTCTTAGAATTTCGTCGCTTATTTCCTTTATTAGCAAAACATCATCCTACATGGGCTGTTGATTTATTAGGGTTTGGTTTTACTCAGAGAATGACTGGTCTTTCTTTTAGTCCACGAGATATTAAGACCCATCTCTATTATTTTTGGAAAACTTTAATTCAAAAACCAATGATTTTAGTGGGAGCATCTATGGGAGGAGCAACCGCCATTGATTTTAGTTTAACTTATCCCGATATGGTCAAAAAATTAATTTTAATTGATAGTGCAGGGTTAGCTAAACCGCCTACAATTGGCAAATTTATGTTTCCACCTTTAGATTATTTATCAACTGCATTTCTTCGTAATTCCTGGGTGAGACAACAAATTAGTAGAGTTGCTTATTATGATAAAAGTTTAGCTAGTAAAGATGCTCAAGTTTGTGCCGCGTTACACTTACAATGTCCTCGATGGAGTGAAGCCTTAATTACATTTACTAAAAGTGGTGGTTATGGTTGTTTTACTGAATATTTATCAAATTTAAAGATACCTACTATAATTATTTGGGGAGAAAATGATAAAATTTTAGGAACTAAAGATGCTACTAAATTTCAAGAATTAATTCCTGATAATGAGTTAATTTGGATTGCAAAATGTGGTCATGTTCCTCATTTAGAACAACCAGAAATAACTGCTGATAATGTTATTCAAAGTATCTCTCCTAACAAGTGA
- the smpB gene encoding SsrA-binding protein SmpB codes for MGTQNQTVKILTDNRKARFLYEILETYEVGIELLGTEVKSIRAGKVNLTDGYGLIRNGELWLINAHISPYQASGMFFNHEPRRSRRLLMHRREISKLIGQIEQKGLTLVPLKMYFKGSWVKVTMGLGRGKKLHDKRETIKRRQDDREISRAMKRD; via the coding sequence ATGGGAACTCAAAATCAAACGGTCAAAATTCTAACTGATAATCGTAAAGCCCGCTTTCTCTATGAGATTTTAGAGACTTATGAAGTGGGTATAGAACTATTGGGAACGGAAGTTAAGTCTATTCGGGCAGGTAAAGTGAACCTGACGGATGGTTATGGGTTAATTCGTAATGGGGAACTTTGGCTGATTAATGCCCATATTTCGCCTTATCAAGCGAGTGGAATGTTTTTTAATCATGAACCTCGTCGTAGTCGTCGGTTACTGATGCACCGTCGAGAGATTAGTAAATTAATTGGTCAAATTGAACAAAAGGGATTAACTTTAGTTCCTCTAAAAATGTATTTTAAGGGAAGTTGGGTAAAAGTGACGATGGGACTAGGAAGGGGCAAGAAACTCCATGATAAACGAGAAACCATCAAACGTCGTCAAGATGATAGAGAAATTTCTAGGGCGATGAAACGAGATTAA
- a CDS encoding ammonium transporter, with translation MLKKILTVGLIIGVLLGFILITPALAEPISDGKLTAIQTSVDTAFMLICAALVLMMTPALAFFYGGFVAKGNILNTLMMSFVSMGIVGVTWILWGYSLSFDPGSPFIGGLEWLGLNGVSPEATGYLPQMPYEAGLAADKVVTSYSPTISNQTFMMFQAMFAIISPALISGAIVERMSFAAYSLFVGMWSTLVYCPMAHMVWSKGGFFGLFGGLGALDFAGGTVIHIATGVSALTAAIVIGPRRKYPHQISAPHNVPFILLGAGLLWFGWFGFNAGSALASGSLAVSAFVATNTGAASAMIMWLILEKVLRGKATAIGAASGAVAGLVGITPACGFVTPLAAILIGAITATCCFFAISLKVKLGIDDSLDTYPVHGVGGTIGALLTGVFATTSINAAGKDGLLYGNPQQVLVQLATVVVTYILAGSMTFIILKVLDATVGLRLTPEKESQGMDINEHGEEGYAEEFLGGVSNAIHE, from the coding sequence ATGCTCAAGAAAATTTTAACAGTCGGGCTTATTATAGGAGTGCTACTAGGATTTATTCTGATTACTCCAGCACTAGCTGAACCGATATCGGACGGAAAGCTGACGGCTATTCAAACATCCGTTGATACAGCTTTTATGCTGATTTGTGCGGCTTTGGTACTGATGATGACTCCAGCACTAGCCTTTTTCTATGGTGGGTTCGTTGCTAAGGGAAATATCCTCAATACCCTGATGATGAGTTTTGTTTCTATGGGTATTGTGGGGGTTACTTGGATTCTGTGGGGTTATAGTCTTAGTTTTGACCCTGGAAGCCCATTTATTGGGGGATTAGAATGGTTAGGCTTGAATGGTGTGAGTCCCGAAGCAACGGGTTATTTACCGCAAATGCCCTATGAAGCAGGATTAGCAGCCGATAAAGTTGTCACGTCTTATTCTCCCACCATTTCCAATCAAACCTTCATGATGTTCCAGGCCATGTTTGCCATTATCAGTCCTGCGCTGATTTCTGGGGCTATTGTGGAACGGATGAGTTTTGCTGCTTATTCTCTATTTGTGGGAATGTGGTCAACCTTGGTCTATTGTCCCATGGCCCATATGGTTTGGTCTAAAGGGGGATTTTTCGGATTATTTGGCGGTTTGGGGGCCTTAGACTTTGCGGGAGGAACAGTCATCCATATTGCCACTGGGGTTTCAGCTTTGACGGCCGCTATAGTTATTGGCCCCCGCAGAAAATATCCCCATCAGATTTCTGCCCCCCATAATGTGCCTTTTATCTTATTAGGGGCCGGTTTATTGTGGTTTGGTTGGTTTGGGTTTAATGCAGGTAGTGCTTTAGCTTCAGGGTCTTTAGCGGTTAGTGCCTTTGTTGCTACGAATACGGGGGCCGCATCGGCTATGATCATGTGGTTGATTTTAGAAAAAGTCTTAAGAGGCAAAGCTACAGCCATTGGTGCGGCTTCTGGGGCGGTTGCTGGTTTAGTGGGTATTACTCCTGCTTGTGGCTTTGTCACCCCTTTAGCTGCTATTCTTATTGGTGCGATTACGGCGACTTGTTGTTTCTTTGCCATCAGTCTTAAGGTTAAATTAGGCATTGACGATAGTTTAGATACCTATCCAGTACATGGTGTTGGGGGAACTATTGGGGCCTTGTTGACAGGAGTTTTTGCGACAACTAGCATTAATGCGGCAGGAAAAGACGGTTTACTGTATGGAAACCCTCAACAAGTATTAGTTCAACTAGCAACTGTTGTGGTGACTTATATTTTGGCCGGAAGCATGACTTTTATTATTCTCAAAGTGCTTGATGCTACTGTTGGTTTACGTTTGACACCGGAAAAAGAAAGTCAAGGTATGGATATTAATGAACATGGGGAAGAAGGTTATGCTGAGGAGTTTCTTGGGGGTGTCAGCAATGCTATTCATGAATAA
- a CDS encoding CHRD domain-containing protein — MKNLLKTILLAVTIMVIAPVSQTLAATMVFTANLTGANEDPPNASPGLGTAIVTLDDIANTMRVQATFSGLTGTTTVAHIHSATAVPGVGTVGVATTTPTFPGFPSGVTGGTYDQTFNMTLVSSYNGSFLTANGGSTANAQIALFNGIKSGSAYFNLHTTAFPGGEIRGFFVSVPEKSSTLGFLALGTLGVASTFKRKLKPSKPSSKEITKVS, encoded by the coding sequence ATGAAAAATCTATTAAAAACCATACTTCTCGCGGTCACTATAATGGTCATAGCCCCCGTAAGTCAGACACTGGCAGCAACAATGGTCTTTACTGCCAACCTGACAGGCGCAAACGAAGATCCTCCCAATGCCTCACCAGGGCTAGGAACAGCCATTGTCACCCTTGATGATATTGCCAACACTATGCGCGTTCAAGCGACCTTTAGTGGACTAACAGGGACGACAACAGTCGCTCATATCCACAGTGCTACGGCAGTTCCAGGTGTCGGTACTGTTGGAGTGGCCACCACTACTCCAACCTTTCCTGGTTTTCCTTCAGGAGTGACCGGCGGAACTTATGACCAAACTTTTAACATGACGCTGGTATCTTCTTACAATGGGTCGTTTCTAACTGCTAATGGTGGCAGTACAGCCAATGCTCAGATCGCTCTATTTAACGGGATTAAATCGGGTAGTGCCTACTTTAATCTTCATACAACTGCCTTTCCTGGTGGTGAGATTCGAGGTTTTTTTGTATCCGTACCGGAAAAATCTTCTACACTAGGCTTCCTGGCCCTCGGTACTCTCGGCGTAGCTTCAACCTTCAAACGCAAACTAAAACCATCCAAACCTTCATCCAAGGAAATCACAAAAGTCTCTTAA
- the tpiA gene encoding triose-phosphate isomerase has protein sequence MRKIVIAGNWKMHKTQTEALEFLQVLKSRLEETNEAREVVLCAPFTALGFISKSLHGGLIRLGAQNIHWEDKGAYTGEIAGEMLTELGVDFVVVGHSERRQYFGETDETANLRVIAAQRHGLTPILCVGETKQQRDGNETETVIINQVKRGLVGVDQSNLVIAYEPIWAIGTGDTCETTEANRVVGIIRSQLSNKNVTIQYGGSVKPDNIDEIMAQSEIDGVLVGGASLDPVGFARIVNYQ, from the coding sequence GTGAGAAAAATTGTCATTGCGGGTAACTGGAAAATGCACAAAACTCAAACGGAAGCGTTGGAGTTTTTGCAAGTATTAAAATCAAGACTAGAAGAAACTAACGAAGCAAGGGAAGTGGTTCTATGCGCCCCCTTTACCGCGTTAGGATTCATTTCTAAGAGTCTGCATGGGGGGTTAATTCGCTTAGGGGCGCAAAACATCCATTGGGAAGATAAAGGGGCTTATACGGGCGAAATTGCTGGGGAAATGCTCACAGAACTTGGGGTAGATTTCGTGGTAGTCGGCCATAGTGAACGCCGTCAATATTTCGGAGAAACAGACGAAACTGCCAATTTACGAGTTATTGCGGCTCAACGTCATGGTTTAACTCCCATTTTGTGTGTTGGAGAAACCAAACAACAACGGGATGGCAATGAAACTGAAACCGTGATTATTAATCAAGTAAAACGGGGTTTAGTGGGTGTAGATCAAAGTAATTTAGTAATTGCTTATGAACCTATTTGGGCCATTGGAACCGGAGATACTTGTGAAACGACTGAAGCTAATCGAGTTGTTGGCATTATTCGTTCTCAATTGTCTAATAAAAATGTCACTATTCAATATGGAGGTTCAGTCAAACCGGATAATATTGATGAGATTATGGCACAATCAGAAATTGATGGAGTTTTGGTTGGTGGTGCGAGTTTAGACCCCGTCGGATTTGCTCGTATTGTTAATTATCAATAA
- a CDS encoding dihydrolipoyl dehydrogenase family protein — translation MTVEYDIVIIGGGSGGLVVASAAAQLKAKVALVEKHRLGGDCLWYGCVPSKSLIYAARVAYQVKNAGRFGIHTNPANINFSQAMGHVQNVIAAIEPHDSPERFEGLGVEVIFGCGQFSDRQTFAVNGRQLKARAFVIATGSRPTIPSIPGLKEAGYLTNEQIFSITERPDSLGIIGAGPIGCELGQSFHRLGTQVTLINSKPHILPKEDPEAAEVIEQQFINEGISIIQNTRAEKVELRDGKKCLWAGNQKIMVDQILVSSGRSPNVESLNLKAAGVEYDQKGLKVNEKLQTTNPKIYGCGDVIGGYQFTHVASHEAVTVLTNALFFPFSKINYRVIPWATFTDPELARVGLTEKEAKERYGEDVYVLKQDFANVDRALAEGVNQGFGKIITRGNGEILGAHLVGPSAGELIHEIVLAMNNNLKVSALSGIHIYPTLSEVNSKAALLLKKQKFAQNKRLKNTLANFFKFMRSL, via the coding sequence ATGACAGTCGAATATGATATCGTCATCATTGGTGGGGGTTCAGGAGGTTTAGTTGTTGCTAGTGCGGCGGCTCAATTAAAGGCCAAAGTTGCCCTAGTCGAAAAACATCGTTTAGGGGGTGACTGTCTATGGTACGGTTGCGTTCCCAGTAAATCTCTGATTTATGCCGCTAGAGTCGCTTACCAAGTTAAAAATGCTGGACGGTTTGGCATACACACAAACCCAGCTAATATTAATTTTAGTCAAGCTATGGGCCATGTCCAAAACGTCATCGCTGCTATTGAACCCCATGACTCCCCTGAAAGGTTTGAAGGGTTAGGAGTAGAGGTTATTTTTGGTTGCGGTCAATTTAGCGATCGCCAAACTTTTGCAGTTAATGGAAGACAACTCAAAGCGCGGGCCTTTGTTATTGCTACAGGTTCTAGACCGACCATTCCGTCTATTCCTGGACTCAAAGAAGCAGGTTATCTCACCAATGAACAAATATTTTCTATAACCGAACGTCCCGACTCTTTGGGAATAATAGGTGCAGGCCCTATTGGATGTGAACTAGGCCAGTCATTTCACCGTTTAGGAACACAAGTAACTCTTATTAACTCTAAGCCTCATATTTTGCCAAAAGAAGACCCAGAAGCGGCAGAAGTAATAGAGCAACAATTTATTAATGAAGGCATTTCTATAATTCAAAATACTAGGGCCGAAAAAGTAGAATTAAGGGACGGGAAAAAATGTCTCTGGGCCGGTAATCAAAAAATTATGGTCGATCAAATATTAGTATCATCTGGCCGATCTCCTAATGTAGAATCTCTCAATTTAAAAGCAGCCGGGGTTGAATACGATCAAAAAGGTTTAAAAGTCAATGAAAAACTACAAACTACCAACCCTAAAATTTATGGTTGTGGAGATGTTATTGGGGGTTATCAGTTTACTCATGTCGCCTCTCATGAAGCGGTTACAGTTTTGACTAATGCCCTATTTTTCCCCTTCAGTAAAATTAATTATCGAGTGATTCCTTGGGCGACTTTTACTGATCCCGAATTAGCTAGAGTAGGGTTAACAGAAAAAGAAGCTAAAGAACGCTATGGGGAAGATGTTTATGTCCTTAAACAAGACTTTGCTAATGTGGATAGGGCCTTAGCAGAAGGAGTGAATCAAGGTTTTGGGAAGATTATTACTAGAGGCAATGGAGAAATTTTAGGGGCCCATTTAGTGGGGCCATCAGCAGGAGAATTAATTCATGAAATAGTGTTAGCAATGAATAATAATCTTAAAGTTTCTGCATTATCTGGTATTCATATTTATCCGACTTTATCAGAAGTTAATAGTAAAGCCGCTTTGTTACTGAAAAAACAAAAATTTGCCCAGAATAAACGGTTAAAAAATACCTTAGCCAACTTTTTTAAGTTTATGCGTTCATTATGA